The genome window TAAGCGCAACAGCAAGAAAATTAGGTATAATCATTTGGAATATGATTGTAAAAAACACCTCCTACTATAATCCGGAAAATTACTTATATTTAGACGAAAAAAGAAAACTAGCGGTACAAAGAAGAATACAAAAACAAATGGAAAAACATCAATTCAAAGTCGATGATTTTAACTTTGTAACAATTTAGTTTTTAGATATTTACAAAAACGTTAGTTAGAATAACATACGAAATGAGAGAAAATTCAGTCTTAAGTAGAATGTTTTGTATATTATTATCTTCTCTTTTTTTGATTAGTTGTGAAAATTCAACTCAAATAAAAGAAATTGAAATATTAACTTATTTTGATAATGCAAGAGATTTTCAAACTTATTCGAGCATTAACAAAAATGGATTTGCAGAAACTTTATTCAAATCAGAAACATCTAAAAAAATTGATAATTGTCAAATGAGAATACGCAAAAGTTTATTAGATTCAATAATTGCAATTTGCAAAAATAAAAATGATGAAGATTTTATCTTTAAGAATTCAAAGCAAATACTATATTGTGGATTATCGAAAAATATAAGAATAACATATGAAAATAGAAAAACAATAACTTTTGCGTATCCATCTGCAAACAATGAAAACAAACAATTTTTTCTATTTCAATCTTTGTTAAAACAAATCCAAAATGATTCTTTAAAAGCAACACGTCTAAATTTAAATCAAATTGGAAAAATATGCACAAAACAAGAAGAATTTTCAAATATAATATTTAAAAAAGATTCAATATTTCTTATGAATTATTTGAAAAAATAGCGTAAAATTACTACTGCTAATCGAGTAGACGGATCCGCCCCTAAAGGAACGGTGTGCGCCTCTCACACCACCGAGCGTCACGTACTCGGCGGTTCGCAAAGAGATGGGTTGAGTTCGATGTAAACATCGGTTAAGGATTGATAGCCACGGTGTTTGAGGCGTTTCAAAGTGATGGTGGTACTCAAAATCGGACTCTGTACAATTGCCCAGCCCCCTTTTCTCGTTCGGCTAAATACATAGGCATGACATACCACAATGGCTTTATAAATTCGGGCTCTGGATTATTGCAGGAATTTTTACATTGCGGGCAATTGGAGATTTTAATTATGTTGGTTTTTTCAAAAAAATCAAGCTGGCCAAATTTGGCAAAAATGACACAAAATATTTTTCTCCTTTATGTCTGATAATTGGAATACTGACACTAATTTTAGAATTGATCAAATAAAAAACAGCCAAGATTGGATTCAAAATTCAGATAATCTTATTATCTATCGCAAAAGAAAGTGCTTCGGTAAAATTTTTAACATCAAAAATTTCAAAAATCTTTCTTCGGTAATATTTTATCGTATCGGGTGAAACAAACATTTTTTCGGCAATCTGGTTTATCGTTAATCCTTGGGCATACAAACGAAGTACTTCCAGTTCTTTGTCTTTAAGTTTCGATTTGTCTTTTACAATCCAGACTTCGTTTGATAAATCCAATTCCCAAAAAACTGCCGAGCCTTCTTTGTTTATAATAACATTCCCAGCATTTTTATTATGAGAAACCGACACTAAACACAATGATTTCCAAACTGCCCCTTTTTGATCAAGAAAAAGCGGTGTCAATTTATGGTTAATGAGAATTGGTTTATTGTATTTCCCTTTTAAATGAAAGTCATACGAAATACTGTATAATTTTCGCTCCTCATTATTTGGCAGTTTATCATAAAAATCAAATCCAGCATTGTTGATTGTGTTCAATAACGCTAAATCCTCTTTGTAAACATTTTTAAAATAAAATTCATACCCCATTTCAAGTACTTCTTCGGATGAATAACCGCATAAAAACAAAGGAGTATCTGAAACATATTCGAATTTCATTTTCTCATAATCGATCACATAAACACTTTGATACGTTATTTTTGCAAAAGATTTTACCACTTCCAAATAATTGCTCAGCTGAAGTTTGTCTTCATCAGTGACTGCTTTTATTTTGTTTCTGTTGAGCAATGAGTGTTTTTCATTTTCCATTTTATAAAAGTAGTAAAAACTACACAAAAGTGTAAAATGAAATTAAAAACGATTCGCTTTTTTTGCTTGGAACTTTCACTTTTTTGGATAAAGAAAATCTTCATCCGAATCCGATTTAAAATAATTACCTGATAATTAAAAACAAAATGACCTGTAAAAACTGCAATAGCGAGATAAATCACAACTTTTGTCCAAACTGCGGACAGCCGTCAAAACTAAAAAGAATTGATGCACATTATATTAGCCACGAAATTGAGCACGTTTTACATTTTGACCGCGGTATTTTATTCACCATCAAAGAACTTTTTTTAAATCCAGGACAAAATATCAGAAACTATATTTCCGAAAACCGAAGCCGTCTGGTTAAACCGGTTATCTTCATAATTTTAACATCCTTAATTTATACGCTCATAAGCCATTTTTTTCACATTGAAGATGAATATATTAAATACGAAGGTTTAGATAAATCTGCATTTGTCAAAATTTTAGGCTGGCTTCAGGCAAATTATGGATATATGAATATTTTGACTGGCACATTCATTGCAATTTGGCTAAAAGTGTTCTTCAAAAAGTATGGTTATAACTTTTTTGAACTACTCATAATGTTATGTTTTACAATGGGAATTTCTATGCTGATTTTTGCTTTTTTTGCCATTATAGAAGGCGTTTTTCATTTTAAATTATTGAGCCTCGCAGGAATGATTGGCATGATTTATTTAGTATGGGCAACAGGCAATTTCTTCGAAGAAAATAAGATAACTAATTATTCCAAAGCATTAATCAGTTATTTATTGGGAATGATAACATTCTTTATTCTTACATTAGCAATAGGAATATCAATTGACTTACTAACAAAACATTAAAACCATGGAAAATAAAAAAATACCGTCATTTGCATTTGCCATAGTAGCAATTATTTTAGGATCGGCATTGTTCAAGCATTTTAATTTTGAAGATATGAGTTTTCAAAAACCGCTGTTAGACGCACTATACTTAATAATTTTTGTATTCTCAATTTACGCTCTGATCAAAAGCCGCAAAAACCGAACTGAGAAATAAAAAATAGTTATAAACAGCAAATCATTGAAACGGATATACTAAATGCGATTGCTTCGTTCCTCGCAAATAACTTACACAACTCAATAAAAAATTCATTTCAATACCAAATTCTAAATTCCTAATTTCGCCTTCAAATTAAGAAGAGAAAAATGAAGGTCTGTATTGCCGAGAAACCAAGTGTAGCACGCGAAATTGCATCCGTTTTGGGTGCCAATACCAAGCACGATGGCTATTACGAAGGCAATGGTTATGCGGTGACCTACACTTTCGGGCATTTATGCACCTTAAAAGAACCGCATGATTACAAACCCAACTGGAAAAGCTGGGATCTAAACAATCTGCCGATGCTTCCTGAAAAATTCGAAACCAAGGTGGTGCAGAATTCGGGAATCCAAAAACAGTTCAAAATCATAAAAAGTCTGTTTGACAAAGCCGAAGTGGTCATCAACTGCGGGGATGCCGGACAGGAAGGAGAACTCATTCAGCGCTGGGTGATGAACGAAGCGCAATACAAAGGCGAGATACAGCGCCTTTGGATTTCGTCCCTAACCACAGAAGCCATAAAAGAGGGTTTCGAAAACCTGAAACCATCCGCCAATTACGACAATTTATACTATGCTGGATTTTCCAGAGCCATTGGTGACTGGTTATTGGGTATGAATGCCACTCGTTTGTACACTGTAAAACACGGCGGTTACAAACAAGTGTTATCTATCGGACGCGTACAAACACCTACGCTGGCAATGGTTGTGGACCGTTTTAAAGAAATCGAAAACTTTAAGCCACAGCCCTACTGGGAACTGCAGACCTTATACCGAGAAACACTTTTCAGTTATGAAGAGGGCCGTTTTCTAAAAAAGGAAGATGGAGAAATTCTGGCCGAAAAAGTTAAGGAAAGTGATTTCGAAATTGTTTCTGTCGAAAAAAAGAATGGTAACGAATATGCTCCAAAGCTTTTTGATTTAACGGGTTTGCAGGTATACTGCAACCAGAAGTTTGGTTTTTCGGCAGAAGAAACACTCAAGATTGCGCAGACTTTATACGAACAAAAAGTAATTACGTATCCAAGAGTTGACACGACTTTTCTGCCAAATGACATTTACCCAAAAGTACCAGGAATTCTAAAAAATCTGACGAATTACAGTCAATTAACTCAGTCGGTTTTAGAAAAAAAAATAAAAAAATCTCCGAAGGTTTTCAACGACAAAAAAGTAACAGACCACCATGCAATTATTCCAACGGGAGTGCAAAACAATCTGCCGTACAACCAGCAGCAGGTTTATGATATTATTGTGAAGCGTTTTATCGCTGTGTTTTATGACGATTGCTTGGTTGCCAATACGACTGTAATTGGGAAAGCGGCCGATGTTACTTTTAAAGCCACCGGAAAAGAAATCTTGAAAAAAGGGTTTCGCGTAGTTTTCGAAGATCCGAATGCCAAAGAAAAAGAAGCCGATATATTACCAAGTTTTACTGTGGGGGAAAAAGGTCCGCACCAGCCATCCTTTCTGCAGAAAGAGACCAAACCGCCCAATCAGTTTACCGAAGCTACTTTACTGCGCGCCATGGAAACAGCGGGCAAACAGGTAGATGATGAAGACCTGCGAGAACTGATGAAAGAAAACGGAATTGGCCGTCCGTCAACTCGGGCAAACATTATTGAAACGCTTTTTAAACGCCAGTATATTGTCCGGAACAAAAAACAGGTACTACCTACCCCAACCGGAATTCAGCTGATTGAAACCATTCAGAATGAATTAATAAAATCGGCAGAACTTACCGGTTCTTGGGAAAAGCAGCTGAAAGATATTGAAAAAGGCGAATTTACTGCTGGTGCATTTATCAAAAACATGAAAAACATGGTCGAAGCTCTGATCTATGAAGTGCGGAGCGAGACCAGACGCGCCAATATTTCACATGCTGCAGCGGTTCATAAACCAGCTGTAAAAGCCGAAAAAAAGAAAGCCGATGGAATTTTGGCGGAAGCCTGCCCAAAATGCCAGAAAGGAAATATCCTAAAAGGGAAATCGGCCTACGGATGCAGTGAATACAAATCGGGCTGTGATTTTGTGATGCCGTATGTCTTTGAAGGTAAAAAAATTTCCGAAAACCAATATTTACGGTTGGTCCAAAAAGGATCAACTGTAAATATAAAAGGCTTCAAATTAGATTCTGAAACCGTTGAAGGCTTAATCCGTTTTGAAGAAAATTATAAACTTAAATTAGAACCAAAGAAAACGGAACCAAAAGCTAAAACAGCATCCGATTCAGATTCATTGACCTGCCCAAAATGTAAAAAAGGAACTATTCTGAAAGGAAAAACCGCTTATGGCTGTGGTGAGTACAAATCCGGCTGTGATTTTAAAGTAACTTTTGACGAAGTCAGAGCAAAACTAAAAGATCAAAAACCAACGAAAGAATTGGTTTACGACATTTTAACGAAAAGTGTTTAGATTTATTTAACCGCAAGGAACGCAAAGGAAGCGCAAGGAACGCAAAGCTTTGCGAACTTAGCATAATTCTTTGTACCCTTTGCGGTTTAGAACGCAAACTATTTTTCATAAATTAGCATATCCAAAATAACACCTAAACACTCACAATATGTTTCAAAAAGCAACTCTAACACTTCTTTTATTAGCCATTGTTTCCTGCAAGAACTCTGAAACTGCAGAGAAAGACCAAATAAAATCTGCCAATTGGTTATTAGGGAAATGGGAATCCAAAATCGATGACGGCGATCTTTCAGAAAACTGGAAACAAGTCAATGACAGTACTTTTCAAGGAGAATCATTTTTCATTAAAGGAAAAGACACCTTGCATTTTGAGTCCATAACACTGCAGCAAAAAGGAGAAGAATTATTTTATAACGCCACTGTAAAGGGACAGAACGAAAACAAAGCAGTTCCTTTTAGACTAACGTCCAAAACTGAAAAACAATTGGTTTTTGAAAATCCAAAACACGATTATCCTCAAAAAATCATTTATACACAAATAAGCAAAGACAGTCTTGTTGCTTCCATTTCGGGAGTCCAATTAGGCAAACCAAGCGCAGAAAAATTCGGAATGAAAAAGGCTGAGTCAGAAAAATAACAGTCTTAATTTTACAAAAAAAGAAACCTTACCTCAAAAAGTAAGGTTTTTTTGTTTTATAAACACACGTAAATCACATACTTATCTTTTTTATTTGTAATTAATCTAAATAAACATTGTTAAATTAAGTATAATTTTTACATTTGCGCTGTTATTTTAAATTAATCTAAATAAAAATGAAGAATGTAATTTTAATCTCCACCATTATGCTTTTTTCAATAGCTGGTTATTCCCAGCAAACTGCTAAAGACAGCATAAGTAAGTTAAATGAAGTACACATCACCAACAAGTACAAATACAAAAGAGAAAAAAGCACTACCGTTTCCAAAATGCCTCTAAAGGATATTGAAAACCCACAAGTTTACAACACCGTTACAAGTGAATTATTGAAAGAACAAGTGGTTACAAACCTTAACGATGCTCTTAAAAATGCAACAGGTATTACCCGTCTCTGGGAATCTACAGGCCGTGGTACTGATGGCGCTGAGTATTTTAGCATGAGAGGTTTTGCAGTACAGCCTACAATGACAAATGGATTGCCAGCTGTAACAAATGCAACAGTAGATCCTATAAATGTTGATAATATTGAAGTAATGAAAGGACCGTCTGGAACTTTATACGGAAGCAGCTTAATCTCTTACGGCGGGCTGATTAATATTGTAACAAAAAAACCATATGATTTTTTTGGAGGTGAAATAAGTTACACTTCGGGAACTTATGGGCTTGACAGAGTTACGACAGATATAAATGCTCCCTTAGGCCAAGGATTTTCTGTTCGCCTTAATGCCGCTTATCAAAATGAGAATTCATTCCAGGATGCAGGATTCAGTAAATCTTTTTTCTTTGCTCCTTCTTTGAGTTATAAAGTAAATGACAAATTATCATTCTTAGTAAATACTGAATTTTCAAGCAGAAACTCAGCAAATGCTCCAATGGTTTTCTTAAATAGATATGTTCCTCTATCATTCCATTCTATGGATTTATTCGAACAAAATTATAAAAAATCATATACTTCAAATGATTTAACGATTAGCAACCCTTCATTTAATATGCAGACTCAGATGTTTTATAAAATATCTGACCAATGGACTTCGCAAACAGCTTTATCAAGAAGTACAACTAAATCTGAAGGTTATGGTTCTTATCTTTGGGATGGTGGAGATGGAGATCATTTTGGCAGATTCGTTAATGAAGCAAACAGCCAAACCAATACTACTGACATTCAGCAGAACTTTATTGGTGATTTCAAAATCGGTTCTCTAAGAAATCGAATAGTAGTTGGACTGGATTATTTTGGTTCAAAAATCCAAAGTGGAGGTTCTGGCTGGTTAGCCAATGGAGTAGTATCACTTAAAGACCAAACTGATACCGGAGATTTAACTCAAGGCGGTATTGACGGAATACTAAAAGGATCTTTTCAAGGAAATTCAACGGCCGAAACACAAGTTTTAAGTGCTTATGCTTCAGATGTTCTTAATGTAACAGATCGTCTTTCTGCAATGGTAAGTTTAAGAATTGATAATTTTAAATCTATTACAGGAGACGAATCAAATGATCAAACAGCATTGTCTCCTAAACTTGGAATAGTGTATCAAGTAATTGAAGATAAGGTTTCATTATTTGGAAACTATATGAATGGTTTTACTAATGTATTGCCAAAACAGATTACAATTGGCAGTGAAACAAGTGTGAGATCATTTGATCCTGAACATGCCAATCAATTTGAATTTGGATTAAAAACGAATTTATACAAAGACATCATTTCTGCAACAATAAGTTATTATGATATTGATGTAAAAGACAAAGTAATAACTGATCCTGTCACCTTTACTAACTTTATACAAGGCGGAGCCGTATATAGCAGAGGTTTTGAAGTTAGTCTTACTGCTAACCCAACCAAAGGTTTAAACTTAATTGCAGGTTTTAGCAACAACAAAAGTGAGATGACAAATGAAGTGTTTGAAGGCTCAGGATACTTAGACATGAGACCAGAAGAAGCAGGTCCAGAAACATTGATAAATTTTTGGGCAAATTATGCATTTCCTGAAGGCAGTTTAAAAGGATTTGCTCTTGGATTTGGAGGGAACTATGCTAGTGAATATGCAACTCTAAATAGGTCAAATATTGGGACATTCGAATTACCAAGTTACACTATACTAAACTCTGTACTTTCATACAACACCAGTAAATTCGGTATCTCTTTAAAAGCCAATAATCTTTTAAATGAAAAATATTATTCAGGCTGGTCAACAATAACGCCTCAACGTTTAAGAAGTGTATATGCTGGTTTAACTTATAAATTCTAGTATTAGAAATTAGCATTGATTTTTAATCAGACTCCTCATTTCGATGGGGAGTTTTTTAACGTATTGCGAATGAAAAGTAAGTTCAAAAAAACGATCGGAAAACTGCATTTATGGCTCGGACTATCAACGGGTCTCTTGGTATTTATCATTGCTATCACCGGCTGTCTGTATGTGTTTCAGGAAGAAATCACAAATTATCTTCGAAAAGATGCTATTTTTCATAAAGAACAAAATATAGCTTCCAAAAAAATACTTCCATTAAAAATTCTGGAAGATAAAGTAAACGCATTTACCAAGGAAAAATATCCTGTGCATTGGGCAAATATTCCAATGGATAAAAGCAGAAGTTATATTTTTTACTACTACGAACACAATACCGAAGCATGGAATTTCTTTGATGAATATGTAGTTTACAAATCCGTTTATGTAAATCCTTTTACAGGTAAAATTCTGGGTGTTTACGATGAAACTGCGGATTTTTTCAGCATTATTAAATCGTTACATTACAGCTTTTTGCTAAAATCCGAATGGGGAACCTATGTTACAGGCATACCGACATTGATATTCGTTTTTATGCTCATTTCAGGCATAATTCTTTGGTGGCCAAAAAACAAGAATGCCCGAAAACAGCGTTTTTCTTTTCAATGGAGTAAAGTAAAAAACTGGAAAAGAAAGAATTATGATCTGCACAACATTTTAGGATTTTATGCTTCTTCATTAGCTTTTGTGATAGCATTTACAGGATTATTTTATTCTTTCTTTTTTATCCAAGCCATTCTATATATTACATTTTCCGGCGGAAGTTTAGCCTATCCTGATTTTTCACATATTAAAACCAAAGCTCCTTTAGAAGCAAGAAATGACTACACTCTAGACAAAATCGGCAAAAAAGTCGAAGAATTATATCCAGATGCTTTTGCGTACAGTTTGGATTTTGGCCACGAGCACATTGATGATCACGAACATCCAAATTATTCCGTTTTTGTCAAACAATTGTCTTATTCGTATCATGTTAACCACAGTCTGATATTCGATGAAAACTCGGGCGAACTACTTCATGTTCATTCGCATAAAGATAAAAATTTAGGAGAGAAAGCAGTAGCAGCAAATTATGACATTCATGTTGGAGCAATTTTTGGATTTCCTGGAAAAATTTTAGCATTTATTCTTAGTTTAATCTGCGCTTCACTTCCTATAACTGGATTTTTGATTTGGTGGGGACGAAAGAAAAAGAAAAAAGAAACAAATCCTGTAATTGAATAGTAATTAAAACTTTCTGAAATACATCTCAGCATCAAAAAACGCAGTTGAGACTTGAACAATCCAGTTATTACAGACTGGATTTTTTTAGGACAAATTAAATTATTTTTATTAATTCTAAATAAAAATAATTTGCTTGAAATTAATAAAACACAGACTTATGATAAATAACTTTTAATTCTATACATCATGTTTGATTATACCATATTAATATTAGAGAAAGTGAGTTTTGATACGCTGCTCTTTTCAAAGGAATTACAAAAGGCAATCCATACTTTGACACCGTCAGATATTCAGAAATTAGAAAAATGGTTTATCGATTATTCTCAGTCACATACAGAATTAGACCAATTCAAAACTTATTTTTTGAATTAAATTTTTTCAGCTAAATAAAAATTAAATAAAATCTAAATTATAATGAACAATTCAAAACTTCGAATAAAACATTTAATTCTTGTAATCTGCTTACTTCTCTTTTCGGCTGTTAGTCTTTTCGCTCAGCAGAATCACGGAAAAATAAAAGGAATCATAACTACCTCAGACGGACAGCCAGCCAGCGATGTAAATGTGGTTCTAAAAGATTCAAAATACTTTACGATTACCAATGAAACGGGTAATTTCGAATTTAACAGAGTAAAAACAGATACTTATACACTGCAGGTTTCGTTAACGGGTTACGAATCCATTGAAAAAGAAGTAACCATTACAGAACATGAAACAGCTGCACTTAATTTACAGCTGAAAGTTTCCAACAAAGAATTGCAGGAAGTTACCATCAACAGCAGAAAAAGCAGAGTTTCTAAAAAAACAGATTACGTTGCCAGAATGCCTCTGAAAAATCTGGAAAATCCACAGGTTTATAATCTGATACCCAAAGAACTTTTCCAAGAACAAATTGCTGTTGATATTGCCGGTGCCATGAGGAATGCGCCTGGTGTAGTACCGCTTAATTATCCTTCCGGCGGATTTGCGCTTATAATGAGAGGCTTTACTGTTGGTATTAACTCGCGAAATGGTATGGAAACATTATCAGGACGCTCTTCTGTAGGCATTGCCAATGTTGAACGCATTGAAGTTCTAAAAGGCCCTTCTGGAACTTTATTCGGGTCTTCGGCATCATCTTTTGGAGGTGTAGTCAATTTGGTTACCAAAAAACCTTTTGAAACTGCGTCAACAGAAATAGCATACACTGGAGGAAGTTTTGGTCTAAATCAGCTTACAGCCGACATAAATACACCGCTTACAAAAGAAAAAAATGTACTTTTTAGACTAAATGTCGGGGTTAATAAAGAAAAAAGCTTTTTGGATTATGGGTTTAATAACAGCCTGTCCTTCACTCCCAGCCTTACTTTTAAAGCAACAGAAAAACTTACTTTTAATGTTGATGCCGAATTATACAATGTTAAAAGTACTAAGCCTTTATACCCAAGTGCAGTAGCTGCATCTGGCATAACAAATCCTGAGGATGTAAAATTGGATTACAAAAAATCACTGGTTCATGAAGATGCTGATGCCAAATCATCTGCTTCAAAAGCATTTGTTCAGGCAGAATATCAGATAGCTGACCATTGGAAATCGACAACTTTATTTTCTTATGTAAGCGAAAACGTAGAATACAGTTATCAGGTTCTGCCAACATGGACTTCGCCGACAGTTGTTACTGCACGTGCAACCGTTTTTGGACCAATATCAAGTAATTATACCAATATTCAGGAAAATATAAATGGTGAGTTCGAAACCGGAATCCTTAAACATAAATTTTTAGCTGGTTTCAATTACAGATACTATAGCGATACTTTTTCGTCAACGCCAACTTCGGCAGTAATCAGAACGATTGATGTAACTACAAATTTTGCTCCAATCAGAAAAAAAGAAATCGATGCCTTGCTAGGAATTCCAGCAATAAGAGCTGGAAGAAACGAATATACTGCCAGCGGTTATGTTTCGGATGTAATAAGTTATGCTGACAGAATCTCGGTAATGCTGAGCCTTCGTTTAGATAATTTTGACCGTAAAGAAAGCGGTACCACACCAGCGTACAATCAAAATTCATTATCTCCAAAATTAGGCGTAGTTTATCAGGTTATTAAAAATCAGCTCTCAATATTCGGAAATTATATGAACGGTTTCCAAAACTTAGCACCAGTAAATCAGCCAAACGGTGAGCAGTTAATATTAGATCCTCTTTATGCAAATCAATACGAAGGAGGTATAAAAGCAGAACTTTTCAATAGAAAACTAAGCACCACTGTTAGTTATTATAATATTACAAATGACAATGCTGTAATGAGATATACTGATTTGACATACGAACAAGGCGGAAAGCAGGTAAGCAAAGGATATGAATTTGAACTGATTGCAAACCCAATTCCTGGTTTAGACATTATAGCAGGCTATGGATATAATGACAACCGCATTGTAAAATCCACCACTTTTCAAGGCAATAAAGCAGCCGATGCTCCTGAAAATATGGTAAACTTTTGGGCTTCTTATAAATCGCAGAGTATTTTAAAAGGTTTAGGTATTGGTTTTGGCGCCAATTATGTGGATGAAAGTTTCATGGCAACCAGCAATACCTTTTACATTCCGTCATATACCATTTTCAACGGTACCGTTTTTTATGAACAGCCTGCGTGGAGAATCGGAATTAAACTGAATAATCTAACGAATGAAAAATACTGGAGTACTTGGGGAGCACCGCAGGCTCCTACGAACTTTTTAGCAAACTTAACATTCAAGTTTTAAACCGATTAAATTTTATAAAACACCTCAATCTATTAAGCTATGAGGTGTTTTTACTTTTAAAATAAAAAAGCTATTCATATAAGCAATGAAAATTAAAAAAACCATAGGAAAAATACATTTATGGCTGGGTCTGGCTTCAGGTCTTATCGTAATTATTTTGGGAATCACAGGCTGTTTGTATGTTTTTGAAGAAGAATTACGGCCTCTTGTTCACAAACATTATCATGTAGATGAAGTAAAAAAAACACCACTGCCCTTCAGTAAACTGTTAGCAATAGCAGAAACCCAATCTGAAAATCCAATTTCCGGATGCAAAATTTATAACAATAAAGACCGCACCGTTGCTTTTTGGAGTTTTAATAAATTAGAAAATAACAGCATTTGGTACTGGGACGATTACGACAGACTGTACATCTACATAGACCCGTACACAGGAAAGGTTGAAAAGCTAGAAGACTATAATTTTGAGTTTTTTTTCGTGGTTAGAATGCTGCATCAGACTCTTTTTTTAAAACATGACATTGGCGATCCTATCGTAGGCACAGCAACAATTCTGTTTGTAATTTCACTTATAACAGGCCTTATTCTCTGGTGGCCAAAAAACAAAAGCGCAGCTAAACAGCGTTTTTGGTTTCGATGGAAAGATACTACCAAATGGAAACGCAAAAATTATGACCTGCATAATATATTGGGCTATTATATGATGAT of Flavobacterium marginilacus contains these proteins:
- a CDS encoding PepSY-associated TM helix domain-containing protein — protein: MKIKKTIGKIHLWLGLASGLIVIILGITGCLYVFEEELRPLVHKHYHVDEVKKTPLPFSKLLAIAETQSENPISGCKIYNNKDRTVAFWSFNKLENNSIWYWDDYDRLYIYIDPYTGKVEKLEDYNFEFFFVVRMLHQTLFLKHDIGDPIVGTATILFVISLITGLILWWPKNKSAAKQRFWFRWKDTTKWKRKNYDLHNILGYYMMIFALIIALTGLIWAFEWYDSGLQWALNGGQTIEKSEKSVSDTTQVNSKNSFDKIYNTTKQLHPKADNYILFIPKDSAAAFNTFIKYENCFNNASIEYDQYSGKILKTNSFDNKNTGEKFRSINYDLHVGSILGLPGKVLAFFASFVSAGLPITGFLIWWGRNKKKKKDPAETGE
- a CDS encoding PepSY-associated TM helix domain-containing protein encodes the protein MKSKFKKTIGKLHLWLGLSTGLLVFIIAITGCLYVFQEEITNYLRKDAIFHKEQNIASKKILPLKILEDKVNAFTKEKYPVHWANIPMDKSRSYIFYYYEHNTEAWNFFDEYVVYKSVYVNPFTGKILGVYDETADFFSIIKSLHYSFLLKSEWGTYVTGIPTLIFVFMLISGIILWWPKNKNARKQRFSFQWSKVKNWKRKNYDLHNILGFYASSLAFVIAFTGLFYSFFFIQAILYITFSGGSLAYPDFSHIKTKAPLEARNDYTLDKIGKKVEELYPDAFAYSLDFGHEHIDDHEHPNYSVFVKQLSYSYHVNHSLIFDENSGELLHVHSHKDKNLGEKAVAANYDIHVGAIFGFPGKILAFILSLICASLPITGFLIWWGRKKKKKETNPVIE
- a CDS encoding TonB-dependent receptor; its protein translation is MNNSKLRIKHLILVICLLLFSAVSLFAQQNHGKIKGIITTSDGQPASDVNVVLKDSKYFTITNETGNFEFNRVKTDTYTLQVSLTGYESIEKEVTITEHETAALNLQLKVSNKELQEVTINSRKSRVSKKTDYVARMPLKNLENPQVYNLIPKELFQEQIAVDIAGAMRNAPGVVPLNYPSGGFALIMRGFTVGINSRNGMETLSGRSSVGIANVERIEVLKGPSGTLFGSSASSFGGVVNLVTKKPFETASTEIAYTGGSFGLNQLTADINTPLTKEKNVLFRLNVGVNKEKSFLDYGFNNSLSFTPSLTFKATEKLTFNVDAELYNVKSTKPLYPSAVAASGITNPEDVKLDYKKSLVHEDADAKSSASKAFVQAEYQIADHWKSTTLFSYVSENVEYSYQVLPTWTSPTVVTARATVFGPISSNYTNIQENINGEFETGILKHKFLAGFNYRYYSDTFSSTPTSAVIRTIDVTTNFAPIRKKEIDALLGIPAIRAGRNEYTASGYVSDVISYADRISVMLSLRLDNFDRKESGTTPAYNQNSLSPKLGVVYQVIKNQLSIFGNYMNGFQNLAPVNQPNGEQLILDPLYANQYEGGIKAELFNRKLSTTVSYYNITNDNAVMRYTDLTYEQGGKQVSKGYEFELIANPIPGLDIIAGYGYNDNRIVKSTTFQGNKAADAPENMVNFWASYKSQSILKGLGIGFGANYVDESFMATSNTFYIPSYTIFNGTVFYEQPAWRIGIKLNNLTNEKYWSTWGAPQAPTNFLANLTFKF